From one Streptococcus pneumoniae genomic stretch:
- a CDS encoding M42 family metallopeptidase, with amino-acid sequence MNQTIDYLKELTAIPSPTGFTKEVADYLMKTLQDLGYEPTKTNKGSVIVTLKGKNDDKQRFVTAHVDTLGAIVRAIKPDGRLKMDKIGGFPWNMIEGENCLVHVASTGKTISGTILVHQTSCHVYRDAGTVERTQDNMEVRLDEKVTSADETRALGIEVGDFISFDPRTTVTETGFIKSRFLDDKVSAAILLNLLRRYQKEEVELPVTTHFAFSVFEEVGHGANSSINEQVVEYLAVDMGAMGDDQATDEYTVSICVKDASGPYHYEFRKHLVALAKEQGIPYKLDIYPYYGSDASAAMRAGAEVKHALLGAGIESSHSYERTHLDSVMATEKMVDSYLQSDLVE; translated from the coding sequence ATGAATCAAACGATTGATTATTTAAAAGAATTAACAGCAATTCCATCTCCGACTGGGTTTACCAAAGAGGTGGCGGATTATCTGATGAAGACCTTACAGGATTTGGGCTATGAGCCTACAAAGACCAATAAAGGTAGCGTGATAGTGACCCTCAAAGGGAAAAATGATGACAAGCAGCGTTTTGTGACCGCACATGTGGATACCTTGGGAGCTATTGTGCGTGCGATTAAGCCAGACGGGCGCTTGAAAATGGACAAAATCGGAGGCTTTCCTTGGAATATGATCGAGGGAGAAAACTGCCTTGTCCACGTAGCCAGTACAGGGAAGACCATCTCAGGGACGATTCTAGTCCATCAGACGAGCTGTCATGTCTATCGTGATGCGGGGACTGTGGAGCGAACGCAGGATAATATGGAAGTACGACTGGATGAGAAAGTCACATCAGCTGACGAAACACGAGCTTTAGGCATTGAGGTAGGGGATTTTATCTCTTTTGACCCTAGAACGACTGTGACAGAGACAGGCTTTATCAAATCTCGTTTCTTGGATGATAAGGTATCGGCGGCTATTTTGCTGAATCTTCTACGACGTTATCAAAAAGAGGAAGTGGAGCTTCCAGTGACGACCCATTTTGCCTTTAGCGTCTTTGAAGAAGTGGGACATGGAGCGAACTCCAGCATTAACGAGCAGGTAGTGGAGTATTTGGCAGTTGACATGGGCGCGATGGGAGATGACCAAGCGACAGATGAGTACACGGTGTCTATCTGTGTGAAGGATGCGTCTGGTCCCTATCATTATGAATTTCGTAAGCATTTGGTAGCTTTGGCAAAAGAGCAAGGAATTCCCTATAAATTAGACATTTATCCTTACTATGGAAGTGACGCGTCAGCAGCCATGCGAGCAGGAGCAGAGGTCAAGCACGCCCTTTTAGGCGCTGGTATTGAGTCTAGTCACTCGTATGAGCGGACCCATTTGGATTCTGTTATGGCGACTGAGAAAATGGTGGATAGCTACCTCCAAAGCGATTTGGTAGAGTAG
- a CDS encoding DegV family protein yields MTWKIIADSGCDYQTLEKLAIDTQFESVPLTIQIGEEVFVDNSDLDIDTMMEKMYATSTASKSACPSPDDYMKAYEGADNIFVVTITGTLSGSHNSAQVAKKIYLEDHPNANIHVIDSLSVGGEIDLIVEQLNFLIEQGLSFDEIVQAIGSYQAKTKLLFVLAKVDNLVKNGRLSKLIGTVVGLLNIRMVGEASKEGKLELLQKARGGKKALSAAVDEVLKAGYKGGKITIAHRNNLKFCQQFSDSIKEKFPQAQIAILPTSGLCSFYAEEGGLLMGYEID; encoded by the coding sequence ATGACTTGGAAAATTATTGCCGACTCAGGCTGCGATTATCAAACACTTGAAAAATTGGCTATTGATACACAATTTGAAAGTGTCCCTTTGACCATTCAGATTGGTGAGGAAGTATTTGTCGATAATAGCGATTTGGATATAGATACTATGATGGAAAAGATGTATGCGACATCTACCGCTTCAAAATCTGCCTGTCCTAGCCCAGATGACTACATGAAAGCTTATGAAGGTGCTGATAATATCTTTGTCGTAACCATTACAGGAACGCTTTCAGGTAGCCATAACAGCGCCCAAGTGGCGAAAAAAATCTATCTGGAAGATCACCCAAATGCCAACATTCATGTCATTGATAGCTTGTCTGTTGGTGGTGAAATTGATTTAATTGTTGAGCAGCTCAACTTCCTCATTGAACAAGGTCTCTCTTTCGACGAAATTGTTCAAGCTATTGGCTCTTACCAAGCTAAAACCAAGCTGCTTTTCGTCCTTGCTAAGGTAGATAATCTCGTCAAAAATGGACGATTGAGTAAACTCATCGGAACCGTCGTAGGTCTTCTCAACATTCGTATGGTTGGAGAAGCCAGCAAGGAAGGGAAGCTTGAGCTCCTCCAAAAAGCAAGAGGCGGTAAAAAAGCGCTCTCTGCTGCGGTTGATGAGGTCCTAAAAGCGGGCTACAAAGGGGGCAAGATTACCATTGCCCATCGCAATAATCTTAAATTCTGCCAGCAATTTTCAGATTCTATAAAAGAGAAATTCCCGCAAGCGCAAATCGCTATTCTCCCAACATCTGGCTTATGTAGTTTTTATGCCGAAGAAGGCGGACTGCTCATGGGCTATGAAATTGACTAA
- a CDS encoding TetR/AcrR family transcriptional regulator produces the protein MSERRISEKSLANLRKANEEVNHLTKEALETAFLQLLEQKKLAKITISELVERAGVSRAAFYRNYGSKDDLLEKVFTERVRKITEQLGKLNRRADLYHIWLLLLKEAKKESRLISLAVDYQLEKVLTSAVFDFLEKRTSSKKSASSYMNSFWSSAIVSVLIKWISDGMKVPAEKVAALGMPLLPQKAKKKSKGGKK, from the coding sequence ATGTCTGAACGAAGAATATCTGAAAAATCTCTGGCAAATTTGCGCAAGGCAAATGAAGAAGTCAACCATTTGACAAAGGAGGCTTTAGAAACGGCTTTTCTTCAATTATTGGAACAAAAGAAATTGGCTAAAATCACGATTTCAGAGCTTGTTGAGAGAGCCGGAGTGTCGAGAGCAGCGTTTTATCGCAATTATGGCTCTAAAGATGATTTACTAGAAAAAGTCTTTACCGAACGTGTGCGAAAGATTACCGAGCAATTAGGAAAGCTCAATCGGCGAGCGGATCTCTACCATATTTGGTTGCTATTATTAAAAGAGGCAAAGAAAGAATCTCGTTTGATTAGTTTGGCTGTGGATTATCAGCTGGAGAAGGTCTTGACCAGTGCTGTGTTTGATTTTTTAGAAAAACGAACCAGCTCAAAGAAATCAGCCTCTTCTTATATGAACTCTTTTTGGAGTTCAGCCATTGTTTCGGTCTTAATCAAGTGGATTTCTGATGGTATGAAGGTGCCTGCTGAAAAAGTAGCGGCTCTAGGCATGCCACTCTTGCCTCAAAAGGCGAAAAAGAAGTCTAAAGGAGGGAAAAAATGA
- a CDS encoding cytidine/deoxycytidylate deaminase family protein: protein MTKRLAWDEYFAAQALLIANRATCKRAKVGAVLVKDNKVVATGYNGSVSGTEHCLDQECLVVDGHCVRTLHAEVNAILQGAERGIPRGFTAYVTHFPCLNCSKQLLQVGCKRVVYINEYRMDDYAQYLYQEKGCELVHLPIETVKEAIAQTDLI, encoded by the coding sequence ATGACAAAACGCTTAGCATGGGATGAATATTTTGCAGCGCAGGCGCTCTTGATTGCCAATCGTGCGACCTGTAAGCGTGCCAAGGTTGGTGCGGTTTTGGTCAAGGACAACAAAGTTGTAGCAACAGGCTACAACGGCTCTGTTTCAGGAACCGAGCATTGCTTGGATCAGGAATGTTTGGTCGTGGACGGACATTGCGTGCGCACCTTGCATGCGGAGGTCAACGCTATTTTACAAGGAGCAGAGCGAGGGATTCCTAGAGGATTTACAGCTTATGTGACACATTTTCCGTGTTTAAATTGCTCCAAGCAGCTCCTCCAAGTAGGTTGTAAGCGCGTGGTCTATATCAATGAATACCGCATGGATGACTATGCCCAGTATTTGTATCAAGAAAAAGGCTGTGAGCTCGTGCATTTGCCGATTGAAACTGTTAAAGAAGCGATTGCCCAGACGGATTTAATATAG
- the metK gene encoding methionine adenosyltransferase, whose product MSERKLFTSESVSEGHPDKIADQISDAILDAILEQDSEAHVAAETAVYTGSVHVFGEISTTAYVDINRVVRDTIAEIGYTNTEYGFSAETVGVHPSLVEQSPDIAQGVNEALEVRENGDQDPLDQIGAGDQGLMFGFAVDETPELMPLPISLSHQLVKKLADLRKSGSISYLRPDAKSQVTVEYDEQDQPLRVDTVVISTQHDPEVSQETIRKDVIEQVIQTVIPAQYLDEKTKYFINPTGRFVIGGPQGDSGLTGRKIIVDTYGGYSRHGGGAFSGKDATKVDRSASYAARYIAKNIVAAGLAKKAEVQLAYAIGVAQPVSVRIDTFGTSTVAESRLEAAVRKLFDLRPAGIIQMLDLKRPIYRQTAAYGHMGRTDIDLPWERLDKVEALKNHVSQ is encoded by the coding sequence ATGTCAGAACGTAAACTTTTCACTTCTGAGTCGGTATCTGAGGGGCATCCGGATAAGATTGCGGATCAGATTTCCGATGCGATTTTGGATGCGATTTTGGAGCAGGACAGTGAGGCCCATGTAGCGGCGGAAACGGCTGTCTATACTGGCTCTGTCCATGTGTTTGGGGAAATCTCAACAACGGCTTATGTGGATATTAACCGCGTGGTCCGGGATACGATTGCAGAGATTGGCTATACCAATACGGAATATGGCTTTTCAGCTGAAACGGTAGGGGTTCATCCGTCCTTGGTCGAGCAATCACCTGATATTGCTCAAGGGGTTAATGAAGCCTTAGAAGTCCGTGAAAATGGTGACCAAGACCCGCTCGATCAGATTGGAGCAGGTGACCAGGGGCTCATGTTTGGTTTTGCGGTAGATGAAACTCCTGAATTGATGCCGCTACCGATTTCACTCAGTCACCAATTGGTGAAGAAATTGGCGGATTTACGGAAATCGGGTAGCATTTCCTACCTTCGTCCAGATGCCAAAAGCCAAGTCACAGTTGAATATGATGAACAAGATCAACCCTTGCGCGTGGATACTGTCGTCATTTCAACCCAGCATGATCCAGAAGTGAGTCAGGAAACGATTCGCAAAGACGTCATCGAGCAAGTCATTCAAACGGTCATTCCAGCCCAGTATCTGGATGAGAAGACCAAGTATTTCATCAATCCGACTGGTCGCTTTGTCATCGGTGGACCGCAGGGAGATTCTGGTTTGACCGGTCGCAAAATCATTGTGGACACCTATGGTGGCTACTCTCGCCACGGTGGCGGTGCCTTTTCTGGAAAAGATGCGACCAAGGTTGACCGTTCGGCTTCCTATGCGGCGCGCTACATTGCCAAAAACATCGTTGCAGCAGGACTTGCCAAGAAAGCAGAAGTACAGTTAGCCTATGCGATTGGGGTGGCGCAACCGGTATCGGTGCGGATTGATACATTTGGTACGAGTACGGTGGCTGAAAGCCGTCTCGAAGCAGCTGTTCGGAAATTATTTGACCTTCGTCCAGCAGGCATTATCCAAATGCTTGATTTGAAACGGCCAATTTATCGCCAAACAGCGGCTTATGGTCATATGGGACGGACCGATATTGATTTGCCGTGGGAACGTTTGGACAAGGTAGAAGCATTGAAAAATCATGTATCTCAGTAA
- a CDS encoding UDP-N-acetylglucosamine 1-carboxyvinyltransferase, with translation MNKIVINGGRPLRGEVAISGAKNSVVALIPATILADDIVILDGVPAISDVDSLVEIMQDMGASVERSGETLTIDPRGVKNVPMPYGKINSLRASYYFYGSLLGRYGEATVGLPGGCDLGPRPIDLHLKAFKAMGADMSYEGNSMRLATGERDLIGASIYMDTVSVGATINTMLAAVKAKGRTVIENAAREPEIIDVATLLNNMGAHIRGAGTDIITIEGVETLHGTRHQVIPDRIEAGTYIALAAAVGEGIKITNVLYEHLEGFLAKLEEMGVRMTVSEDSVYVEKQDNLQAITIKTAPYPGFATDLQQPVTPLLLKAQGRGRIMDTIYEKRVNHVPELANMGANIETQGGQIIYTGPNQLQGAPVKATDLRAGAALVIAGLMAKGQTEITNVEFILRGYSNIIEKLTSLGADIALIEE, from the coding sequence ATGAATAAGATTGTAATAAATGGTGGTCGCCCTTTGCGTGGAGAGGTGGCCATTAGTGGTGCCAAAAATAGCGTAGTAGCCTTGATTCCAGCGACGATTTTAGCCGATGATATTGTTATTTTAGACGGCGTTCCAGCCATTTCGGATGTAGATAGTTTGGTTGAAATCATGCAAGACATGGGAGCGAGTGTAGAGCGTTCAGGCGAAACCTTGACGATTGACCCTCGTGGGGTGAAAAATGTGCCTATGCCATACGGAAAAATCAATAGTTTGCGAGCTTCTTACTATTTCTACGGAAGTCTTCTTGGGCGTTATGGTGAAGCAACGGTTGGTTTACCTGGGGGCTGTGATTTGGGGCCTCGTCCCATTGATTTGCACTTGAAAGCCTTTAAGGCGATGGGAGCCGATATGTCTTATGAGGGCAATTCTATGCGCCTTGCGACAGGTGAACGGGACCTTATAGGGGCAAGTATCTATATGGATACAGTCAGCGTAGGTGCTACTATTAATACCATGCTTGCGGCGGTTAAGGCAAAAGGTCGGACTGTGATTGAAAATGCGGCTCGTGAACCTGAAATCATTGATGTAGCAACTCTTCTCAACAATATGGGTGCTCATATCCGTGGTGCAGGGACAGATATTATCACGATTGAAGGAGTGGAGACACTTCATGGCACTCGTCATCAAGTGATTCCTGACCGCATTGAGGCTGGGACCTATATTGCACTTGCTGCAGCAGTAGGTGAAGGCATCAAGATTACGAATGTCTTATACGAGCATTTAGAAGGATTTCTTGCTAAATTAGAAGAAATGGGTGTCCGCATGACGGTATCTGAGGACAGTGTTTACGTTGAAAAGCAAGATAATCTTCAAGCTATTACGATTAAAACAGCTCCTTATCCTGGCTTTGCGACCGATTTGCAGCAACCTGTGACACCCTTGCTGTTAAAAGCACAAGGACGCGGTCGCATTATGGATACCATCTATGAAAAACGGGTCAATCATGTGCCTGAGTTAGCAAATATGGGAGCCAATATTGAAACACAAGGTGGACAAATTATCTATACAGGTCCAAATCAGTTGCAGGGAGCACCAGTCAAAGCAACGGACTTGCGGGCAGGAGCGGCCCTAGTTATCGCAGGTTTGATGGCAAAAGGACAGACGGAAATTACCAATGTCGAATTTATCCTGCGTGGTTACTCTAATATTATTGAAAAATTAACCAGCTTAGGAGCTGACATTGCCTTGATTGAGGAGTAA
- a CDS encoding GNAT family N-acetyltransferase, whose translation MNIWTKLAAFACVECERTYLRPFLYDDAEAFFAIASNPHNLTFIFPSQSSLEESQFTLANYFMKAPLGVWAICDPITNKMIGAIKFEKLDEIKKEAELGYFLNQAYWGQGLMTEVVKTITDLSMMEFGLKKISIITHLENIASQKVAQKAGYRLSRQFKGSDRYTRKMRDYLEFCYQKGDDHE comes from the coding sequence ATGAATATTTGGACCAAATTGGCAGCCTTTGCCTGTGTGGAGTGTGAGAGAACCTATCTGCGTCCTTTTCTGTATGATGATGCAGAAGCCTTTTTTGCCATTGCTAGCAATCCCCATAACCTCACCTTTATCTTTCCTAGTCAATCAAGCTTAGAAGAAAGCCAATTTACGCTCGCCAATTATTTTATGAAAGCTCCTTTGGGAGTTTGGGCGATTTGCGACCCTATTACGAATAAGATGATAGGAGCTATTAAATTTGAAAAGCTAGATGAGATAAAAAAAGAAGCTGAGTTAGGCTATTTTCTTAATCAAGCCTACTGGGGACAGGGATTAATGACCGAGGTTGTTAAAACCATAACGGACTTATCGATGATGGAATTCGGCTTGAAAAAGATCAGCATCATTACCCATTTAGAAAATATAGCTAGTCAAAAAGTAGCGCAAAAAGCAGGCTATCGCCTGTCAAGGCAGTTCAAAGGGAGTGATCGCTACACGCGTAAAATGCGGGATTATTTAGAGTTTTGCTACCAAAAAGGAGACGACCATGAGTAA
- the spxR gene encoding CBS-HotDog domain-containing transcription factor SpxR — protein sequence MSKHQEILAYLESLPIGKRVSVRSVSNFLDVSEGTAYRAIKEAENRGLVETRPRSGTVRIKSAKVNMEHLTFQDIVEITGSQVLAGQAGLQKEFSKFSIGAMTEKNLLRYLTAEGLVIVGDRREIQLLALKHENAVLVTGGLEVDEEVLSLADQLAMPVLRSHHDTYTVATIINRALSNIQIKTDILTVEQVYRSAHDYGFLYQGDTVRDYLDLVRKNRNSRFPVLNDQQVVVGVVTMRDAGDKSPQTLLSKVMSKDIYTVSLNTSIANVSQRMIAEDFEMVPVIRHNQTLMGVITRRDVMDKMNREQVSSLPTFSDQLAQKLSQEKDGYQLTIEPSMLESNGVLSHGVLTEMLMLATGQLPTLGQRNLMIEQLTVYFLHAVQVDDTLWICPKVVHETRRSALIEYQVCLAETLVAKATITVKIN from the coding sequence ATGAGTAAGCACCAAGAGATTTTGGCTTATTTAGAGAGTTTGCCAATAGGCAAGCGAGTTAGTGTGCGTAGTGTGTCAAATTTCCTTGATGTGAGCGAAGGAACGGCTTATCGAGCGATTAAAGAAGCTGAAAATCGAGGTTTGGTAGAAACGAGACCTCGTAGTGGAACGGTTCGAATCAAATCTGCTAAGGTGAATATGGAGCATTTGACCTTTCAAGATATCGTTGAGATTACCGGCTCTCAGGTTTTGGCAGGTCAAGCAGGATTGCAAAAAGAGTTTAGCAAGTTTTCAATCGGTGCTATGACCGAGAAAAATCTCCTACGCTATCTGACTGCAGAAGGCTTGGTGATTGTCGGAGATAGGAGAGAAATTCAGCTGCTCGCTTTAAAGCACGAGAATGCGGTGCTCGTGACAGGTGGTTTGGAAGTAGATGAGGAAGTTCTTAGCTTGGCTGATCAATTAGCCATGCCTGTTCTTCGTAGTCACCATGACACCTATACCGTTGCGACCATTATCAATCGTGCGCTTTCCAATATTCAAATTAAAACCGATATTTTGACGGTTGAGCAGGTCTATCGTTCTGCCCATGATTATGGCTTTTTATACCAAGGAGACACGGTTCGTGATTATCTGGACTTGGTTCGGAAAAATCGCAATAGCCGTTTTCCTGTTCTCAATGATCAGCAAGTGGTGGTTGGGGTTGTCACCATGCGGGATGCAGGAGATAAATCCCCTCAAACACTGCTTTCAAAAGTCATGTCTAAAGACATTTACACGGTTAGTCTTAATACCAGTATTGCCAATGTCAGCCAGCGAATGATTGCAGAAGACTTTGAGATGGTTCCTGTCATTCGCCACAATCAAACCCTCATGGGAGTGATTACCAGACGAGATGTGATGGATAAGATGAACCGTGAGCAGGTGTCGAGCCTACCGACCTTTAGTGACCAATTAGCCCAAAAATTAAGCCAAGAAAAGGACGGCTACCAGCTGACCATTGAGCCGTCTATGTTGGAAAGTAATGGCGTCTTATCGCACGGTGTGTTGACAGAAATGCTCATGCTTGCGACTGGTCAACTACCAACATTAGGTCAGAGAAATCTAATGATTGAACAGCTGACCGTTTATTTTTTGCACGCTGTGCAGGTCGATGACACCTTATGGATTTGCCCAAAAGTGGTTCATGAGACTAGACGATCCGCCCTTATTGAATACCAAGTTTGTTTAGCAGAAACCCTTGTTGCAAAAGCAACGATTACCGTAAAAATTAACTAA
- a CDS encoding methionyl aminopeptidase, with protein sequence MITLKSQREIDAMKRAGDVLASIHIGLRDLIKPGLDMWEVEEYVRRRCKEENVLPLQIGVDGHLMDYPYATCCGLNDEVAHAFPRHYILKEGDLLKVDMVLSEPIDKAVLDVSKLDFNNVEMMKKHTESYAGGVADSCWAYAVGEVSQEVKDLMDVTKECLYRGIQEARVGNRIGDIGAAIQEYAESKGYGVVRDLVGHGVGPTMHEEPMVPHYGRAGRGLRLREGMVLTIEPMINTGTWEIDTDEKTGWAHKTLDGGLSCQYEHQFVITKDGPVILTSQGEEGTY encoded by the coding sequence ATGATTACTTTAAAATCACAACGAGAAATTGATGCTATGAAGCGAGCAGGTGATGTGCTTGCTAGCATTCATATTGGTCTTCGTGACCTGATTAAGCCAGGGCTTGATATGTGGGAAGTAGAAGAGTATGTTCGCAGACGCTGTAAGGAAGAAAATGTTTTGCCTTTACAAATTGGCGTTGATGGTCACTTGATGGACTATCCTTACGCAACTTGCTGCGGCTTGAATGATGAGGTGGCGCATGCCTTTCCACGTCATTATATCTTGAAAGAAGGAGATTTGCTCAAGGTCGATATGGTCTTGAGTGAACCGATTGACAAAGCTGTTTTGGATGTGTCGAAATTAGACTTCAACAATGTAGAGATGATGAAAAAACACACTGAATCTTATGCAGGTGGCGTAGCAGATTCTTGCTGGGCTTACGCTGTTGGTGAGGTGAGCCAAGAAGTCAAGGATCTTATGGACGTGACCAAGGAATGTCTCTACCGAGGTATTCAAGAAGCTCGTGTTGGTAACCGTATCGGAGATATTGGTGCTGCTATTCAAGAATACGCTGAAAGCAAGGGCTATGGTGTGGTTCGTGACTTGGTCGGACACGGTGTTGGACCAACCATGCATGAGGAGCCAATGGTGCCTCACTATGGTCGTGCAGGTCGAGGACTTCGCTTACGAGAAGGGATGGTCTTGACCATTGAGCCTATGATTAATACTGGCACATGGGAAATCGATACCGATGAAAAGACTGGCTGGGCACATAAAACGCTTGACGGTGGTTTGTCTTGCCAATACGAACACCAATTTGTCATCACAAAAGACGGACCAGTGATTTTGACCAGTCAAGGTGAAGAAGGAACTTATTAA
- a CDS encoding YihY/virulence factor BrkB family protein, producing the protein MKKIRQWVEDNTFIQAFLTFYRSSDSDVTSIAVAYYFLISIFPLLLIVTNILPYFHIPMEDFLGTLQQILPDSIYEVVASTVKKVLTQPSNSLLSFSVISALWTFSQSMTFLQKAFNKAYGIVKGRGMVWQRLLSVLVSIALQVLLVLSLGLTLFGRMLLNVVHGIFPFNDQIYQSLQSMTQPTMYLLLFLSLTMLYYFLPDVAIPKIRYVLPGTVFSMTILFAILNLFSTYLENYISHFLDVRVVGSVLVIGLMVWFILLSKILIYGAILNASYQSCKEENIKAKEVGKHRLFAKDGKGE; encoded by the coding sequence ATGAAAAAGATTCGTCAATGGGTTGAGGACAATACCTTTATTCAGGCGTTTTTGACCTTTTATAGAAGCTCTGATAGCGATGTGACTAGTATTGCGGTTGCCTATTATTTTTTGATTTCCATTTTTCCGCTTCTGTTGATTGTGACTAATATCTTGCCTTATTTCCATATTCCGATGGAGGATTTTTTAGGGACTTTACAGCAGATTTTGCCAGATTCTATCTATGAGGTGGTAGCAAGTACGGTTAAAAAGGTCTTAACGCAGCCATCAAATAGTCTTTTGAGTTTCTCGGTGATTTCGGCTCTGTGGACCTTTTCTCAGTCCATGACCTTTTTACAAAAAGCCTTTAACAAGGCGTATGGAATCGTGAAAGGTCGAGGAATGGTCTGGCAACGCTTGTTGAGCGTCTTAGTCAGTATAGCTCTTCAAGTCTTATTGGTGTTATCTCTCGGATTAACACTGTTTGGGCGGATGCTATTGAATGTTGTTCATGGGATTTTTCCCTTTAATGACCAAATCTATCAAAGCCTGCAAAGTATGACCCAGCCGACCATGTATTTATTATTGTTTTTATCGCTCACCATGCTGTATTATTTTTTACCAGATGTTGCCATTCCAAAGATTCGCTATGTTTTGCCAGGAACCGTCTTTAGCATGACTATTCTCTTTGCGATTTTAAATCTATTTTCCACTTATTTGGAAAATTACATTAGTCACTTTTTAGATGTGCGTGTGGTGGGTTCTGTTTTGGTGATCGGTCTAATGGTCTGGTTTATCCTGTTGTCGAAAATCTTGATTTATGGGGCGATTTTAAATGCCAGTTACCAAAGCTGCAAGGAAGAAAACATCAAGGCTAAAGAAGTGGGCAAACACCGGCTTTTTGCAAAAGATGGAAAAGGAGAGTAA
- a CDS encoding GtrA family protein, whose product MKKLIKAFFDNEILSYLFFGVLSTLVYLLTRLTIFTISKDSFLATAVANITAVLFAFITNDIFVFKQARSGWLMRLVKFGAARLVTFVFDLGMTFLFIKQFPHIIGQFVHDDPAAIDFIESLIAQVSIIVLNYIFSKVFVFKTRKF is encoded by the coding sequence ATGAAAAAATTGATAAAAGCTTTTTTTGACAATGAAATCTTGTCCTATCTATTCTTTGGAGTTCTAAGCACACTGGTTTACCTCCTCACGCGCCTTACCATCTTTACGATTAGTAAAGATTCCTTTCTTGCTACTGCTGTGGCAAATATCACCGCTGTTTTATTTGCCTTTATCACCAACGACATCTTCGTCTTTAAGCAGGCAAGATCAGGTTGGTTGATGCGCTTGGTTAAATTTGGTGCTGCACGACTCGTGACCTTTGTCTTTGATTTAGGCATGACCTTTCTTTTTATCAAGCAATTTCCGCATATCATCGGGCAATTTGTCCACGATGATCCAGCTGCGATTGACTTTATCGAAAGCTTGATAGCCCAGGTCAGCATCATCGTCCTCAACTATATTTTCAGTAAAGTATTTGTCTTTAAGACTCGTAAATTTTAA
- a CDS encoding QueT transporter family protein, translating to MKKNTVRDMAQIAIVAAIYVALTLTPPLNAISYGAYQFRISEMMNFMAFYKPKYIIGVTLGCMIANFFSFGLIDVFVGGGSTLVFLGLGVYFFRQYMNERLFGGVFNKAFVYFAVFFSLSMVTIAAELTIVAQAPFWLTWFTTAIGEFASLLVGGVIMDKLGKRIDLTL from the coding sequence ATGAAGAAAAATACTGTTCGTGATATGGCACAGATTGCCATTGTTGCTGCGATTTATGTCGCTTTGACCTTAACCCCACCGTTGAATGCGATTAGCTATGGGGCTTATCAGTTTCGGATTTCTGAGATGATGAATTTTATGGCCTTTTATAAACCCAAGTATATCATTGGGGTGACTCTAGGCTGTATGATTGCTAATTTCTTTAGTTTTGGTCTGATTGATGTCTTTGTCGGAGGAGGCTCGACCTTGGTCTTTTTAGGTCTAGGTGTTTATTTCTTCCGCCAATATATGAATGAGCGCTTGTTTGGTGGAGTTTTCAATAAGGCTTTTGTCTATTTTGCAGTCTTTTTCTCCCTGTCTATGGTGACGATTGCAGCTGAGCTTACGATTGTGGCACAGGCACCATTTTGGTTGACATGGTTCACAACGGCTATCGGCGAATTTGCTTCGCTCCTTGTTGGAGGAGTTATCATGGATAAATTAGGGAAACGGATTGATTTAACCCTGTAA